One part of the Cyprinus carpio isolate SPL01 chromosome A25, ASM1834038v1, whole genome shotgun sequence genome encodes these proteins:
- the cep290 gene encoding centrosomal protein of 290 kDa isoform X2, which yields MPAAADWKLLMGVDPEDLGEDDEKICDLILLVRPRDLKADDSEKMIQLFRISQTLLRMKLDEIKCAYEVVDSAGVEQARIENELKAKVLKLEDELEMAQRVMGGGDTRFLRDEIHQLESHLERKEREVTQLEKEMGKERKANEELALRAEEAEEKNRKLKREIKQLAKKNEQLQQDVEFYRKEVEQREPLQTKEEGNEIQRRLTKEKKHLQQHIEHSQHAEDMAANLKSENEHLQKNLEESVKEMENMTDEYNKMKIAVQQTDAIMDQLRKERDHAKLQVRELNEQIQARVEEDDPVMAAVNAKVEEWKSVLSGKDMEILEYQQMIRDLREKLRAAQMDSDKSNIIALQQAVQERDNQIKMLSEQVEQYTTEMERNAVLIEELKKPLKKDKGHVSVQQRRLEDLSTKLQAAERRALEAERAAQLAEHDARDKDIELNDTLSRIRLYESGTEGLEAAITEIKECKNQIRVRDREIESMIKEINQLEIKINSLLDENEDLRERLGLNPKEELDLSEFRRSKVLKQRQYKAENQVLLKEIERLEEERLEMKQRIRALVKDKGISVVSSSLLDDSLEEKPSRSFRERPVSGFTDEEMKHKNERLKKELSNKEKELELKRTESAQFKARLNEMLNENKQLEQGMKEILQAIQDTQKKTPTSTGKITIIIKNILKALEMKYSEGKFDASLHLRTQVDQLTGRNEELRQEMKAAREEAASTLNQLTKANEKIARLESEVESVSKSTGTSIPYKSLALPEEMTPTSAEVISTLNEYMVQLLQEIKNKEDSIEQLSSALEEYKRKFAVIRHQQGLLYKEYQSERESWQKERDSFAELKSKLEEQREVDTVKIKEFNHWLEALEKGPNEIRRELAETARKMTVLRVNEKCLTRRYTTLLELEQHLRKENGKLKDDFTQMEAAVTERIGYLQRFKEMAAFKMATLQKSLDSSVPASELERANKQYTELTIKYRNLLQKDNHLVQKTTTLEHLEKENVSLLERINSIIKELEISKEKLHTLEQAWENISTTGGENSMEKAAKALANSEIVSVSRRITTLEMKELNERQRAEHAQKMYEHLRNSLKQVEERNFELETKFAELTKLNLEAQRVERELRDELADSVSKDISDADRKRITELEKADADLRTEVSKLREVSDVAKMQVSALEARQQSREKEVESLRRQVLDYQAQSDEKALIAKLHQHIVALQLSETTAISQLEATNTRLQKLEAQKLRVEQQMDAQQQALWHARQEGHQRARHLRHTIQALRRQFSGALPLAQQEKFSNTMFQLQEDKARAREEAHKAEEERRKAEGKAQELELKLKGLEVLIATLKDAKGAQKVSEWHKKLEEVRLLEMRQSRELGAQREKIKYLRNIVAEQERTISALEEELVQQNNLLEERQLIWDQREVQLERQLDTYEKQQNEVLSTAQKFEDATGSLPDPNQPLAHQLDYALGKIKEHVRTILETKATCKILEEKLKEKEAALWTSEQNVLSRDKVINELRLRLPAAAEREKLLADLSKQEDSDSQPTLKVAHQTINNLQGRLDQKEEVLKKYQNLLAKARQEQEEIAKRHEEEVRALHQKLDVYMDTSLDRFKQTALELMKKPNITVPTNKHLVRLAEMEQTVAEQDNSLSSLTHKLKVVTAELDQQKQVTAAQAMEHAAEIARLEERHVAQTKGLSQEAEDLRAQLIQMEKELHYLRTELEAQKEANVRSPSNTMKNLMERLKAQLALKEKQLKALSKALLELRAQLTSQAEQQIIANAAQKEEALNVQQIVDKQTKELRACVKDLNEELQLAKDGVRAAKARENSLREELENLNKDLQRSQKSHNKLQSEKETLEDQLSELKKKVQRLSSGLQSQVESDGPTVEALQKKIRKLEQELDRNSISEPADKRSVPKEDKSFKEEILRWEEGKKWQARVEKVRSVLKEKEKEVESLSKQLTTIKELYSRLEQEKVGLQKKLKGRGVSADQVVGVRTLEADREIEELQKRNAELEQQIKVIKQQQALPRDAAIEDITIRNRYLEERLHSLEGQLSKESPSRPSTSGRGSGTPSQREHELQKENLKLSTDNLELRFQLEQANKDLPRLKDQVSDLKEMCSVLKKEKAEVEKRLSYVRGSGRSGKTVPELEKTIALMKKVVEKVQKENESLKKTSEANVQEQLATLERDHEKLKSENEKLKQKQEEQLKARLESKTKGIEKIMMENERLRKDIKKEAEAAEKLRVAKASLEVANEKLKAELEETNQRLLLAQSKGLSLEAADSKTWKSSVVSRLFENKMKGLESEIAKKNSSISELKVQLKEANEKQQARQHAVSQLKEQVELLKNIPVEATTDEGLAREYQSLRLANKQLEREKAQLLRQIQWYDEQFGTSKAGPGYREIQEQIKAANTEKKKLQDEVKRLTRELENFDPTFFEELEDLKYNYNLEVKKNIILEEQLKKLSDQFGVAVPIDVSVS from the exons ATGCCTGCAGCCGCAGACTGGAAGCTGCTCATGGGGGTAGACCCAGAAGATCTGGGAGAAGATGATGAGAAAATCTGTGATTTGATTTTGCTG GTCAGACCACGGGACCTGAAAGCAGACGATTCAGAGAAAATGATTCAGCTCTTTAGAATCTCACAAACACTACTGAGG ATGAAACTGGATGAAATTAAATGTGCCTATGAGGTTGTAGACAGCGCAGGTGTGGAGCAAGCAAGAATTG AAAATGAGCTGAAAGCCAAAGTGCTAAAGCTGGAAGATGAGCTAGAG ATGGCCCAGCGTGTGATGGGAGGGGGAGACACACGTTTCCTCCGGGATGAGATTCACCAACTGGAGAGTCACCTGGAGCGCAAAGAGAGAGAGGTGACCCAGCTGGAGAAGGAAATGGGCAAGGAGAGGAAAGCCAATGAGGAG CTGGCTCTCCGTGCTGAAGAGGCAGAAGAAAAGAACAGGAAGCTAAAAAGAGAG ATAAAGCAGCTTGCAAAGAAG AACGAACAGCTGCAACAGGATGTGGAGTTCTACAGAAAGGAAGTAGAGCAGAGAGAGCCTCTTCAGACCAAAGAGGAGGGCAATGAGATTCAGAGGAGACtcaccaaagaaaaaaaacatctacaacagCACATAGAAC ATTCCCAGCATGCCGAGGACATGGCTGCCAACCTGAAGAGCGAGAATGAGCACCTGCAGAAGAATCTGGAGGAGTCTGTGAAGGAGATGGAGAACATGACAGATGAATACAATAAGATGAAGATCGCAGTCCAGCAGACAGATGCCATCATGGATCAGCTGAGAAAAGAACGAGATCATGCCAAGCTTCAG gtcagagaGCTAAATGAACAAATCCAGGCTCGAGTTGAAGAAGATGACCCGGTGATGGCTGCTGTTAATGCCAAAGTGGAGGAGTGGAAG AGTGTTTTATCAGGGAAAGATATGGAAATTTTGGAATATCAGCAGATGATCAGAGACTTGAGAGAGAAACTTCGAGCTGCTCAGATGGACTCTGACAAAAGCAACATTATCGCACTGCAGCAG GCCGTGCAAGAGAGGGACAACCAGATCAAGATGCTGTCAGAGCAAGTCGAGCAGTACACAACAGAAATGGAAAGGAATGCTGTGCTCATCGAGGAGCTGAAGAAACCGTTAAAGAAAGATAAAGGTCACGTCAGCGTGCAGCAGCGTAGGTTGGAAGACTTGAGCACTAAGCTGCAGGCGGCTGAGAGGAGAGCTCTGGAGGCTGAGCGTGCCGCCCAACTGGCTGAACATGATGCCAGGGACAAAGACATAGAACTCAATGACACACTCAGTCGAATCCGTCTCTATGAGTCT gggaCGGAAGGTTTGGAAGCTGCCATCACTGAGATCAAAGAATGTAAAAATCAAATCCGAGTGAGAGACCGGGAAATAGAATCCATGATAAAAGAGATAAACCAACTGGAGATCAAAATCAACAGCCTGCTAGATGAGAATGAAGACCTACGAGAACGCCTTG GATTAAATCCAAAGGAAGAACTGGATTTGAGTGAATTCCGCAGATCAAAGGTTTTGAAGCAGAGACAGTACAAAGCAGAGAACCAGGTCCTGCTGAAAGAG ATTGAGCGTCTGGAGGAGGAAAGGCTCGAGATGAAACAACGCATCCGTGCACTGGTGAAGGACAAAG GCATATCAGTAGTTAGTAGTTCACTGCTTGATGACAGTCTTGAAGAAAAGCCCAGCAGATCTTTTAGAGAGAGGCCTGTCTCTGGATTCACCGATGAAGAGATGAAACACAAA AATGAGCGTCTGAAGAAAGAGCTGAGCAACAAAGAGAAAGAACTTGAGCTCAAGAGAACAGAATCCGCCCAGTTCAAAGCCAGAT tGAATGAAATGCTGAATGAGAATAAACAGCTGGAGCAGGGCATGAAGGAGATCCTGCAGGCCATCCAGGACACTCAGAAGAAAACACCCACCTCCACaggaaaaattacaataataataaaaaatat TCTTaaggctctggagatgaagtaCTCAGAGGGAAAGTTTGATGCAAGCCTCCACCTCAGAACGCAGGTAGATCAGCTGACCGGCCGCAACGAAGAGCTACGGCAAGAGATGAAGGCAGCTAGAGAGGAGGCAGCAAGCACTCTCAATCAGTTAACAAAAGCTAATGAGAAG ATTGCTCGCCTGGAAAGTGAGGTTGAATCAGTGAGCAAATCAACTGGCACTTCCATCCCTTACAAGTCATTAGCTCTGCCTGAAGAGATGACGCCAACTAGTGCTGAGGTCATCAGCACTCTCAACGAGTACATGGTACAACtcctacag GAGATCAAAAACAAAGAAGATTCAATTGAGCAGCTCAGTTCGGCTCTGGAAGAATATAAAAGGAAATTTGCAGTGATCCGCCATCAACAAGGACTACTATACAAGGAGTATCAAAG TGAGAGGGAGTCttggcagaaagagagagactctttTGCCGAACTGAAATCCAAACTCGAGGAACAAAGGGAGGTGGACACAGTAAAAATCAAAGAGTTCAAT CACTGGCTTGAGGCTCTTGAAAAGGGCCCGAATGAGATCAGACGGGAGCTGGCCGAGACGGCCCGAAAAATGACGGTTCTCAGGGTGAATGAGAAATGTCTGACACGACGTTATACGACTCTGCTTGAGCTCGAGCAACACTTGAGGAAGGAGAATGGCAAACTGAAGGATGATTTCACTCAAATGGAGGCCGCTGTAACTGAAAGAATCGGCTACCTGCAGAGGTTCAAG GAAATGGCAGCGTTTAAAATGGCCACATTGCAGAAATCCCTTGACAGTAGCGTTCCTGCATCAGAGCTGGAGAGAGCCAACAAACAATACACTGAGCTCACCATCAAGTACAGAAACCTCCTTCAGAAAGACAATCACCTTGTTCAGAAGACAACCACACTAGAGCACTTGGAG AAGGAGAATGTGTCTTTACTTGAGCGCATTAACTCCATCATTAAAGAGCTTGAGATCAGCAAGGAGAAGCTTCACACTTTGGAGCAGGCTTGGGAAAACATCAGCACGACTG GTGGGGAGAACAGCATGGAGAAGGCAGCCAAAGCCCTGGCCAACAGCGAGATTGTGTCTGTGTCCAGACGCATCACAACGCTTGAGATGAAGGAGTTAAATGAAAGGCAAAGGGCCGAGCATGCTCAGAAGATGTATGAGCACCTGAGGAACTCCCTCAAACAGGTGGAAGAGCGCAACTTTGAGCTAGAGACCAAGTTTGCTGAG CTCACAAAATTAAACCTGGAGGCTCAGCGGGTAGAGCGGGAGCTCAGGGATGAGCTGGCGGACAGTGTGAGCAAAGACATCAGTGATGCTGATCGCAAGCGAATCACCGAACTTGAGAAAGCAGATGCAGACCTGCGGACTGAAGTGTCCAA ATTGCGGGAAGTGTCGGATGTCGCTAAAATGCAAGTGTCTGCTCTGGAGGCCAGACAGCAGTCAAGAGAGAAGGAGGTGGAAAGCCTGAGGAGACAGGTGTTGGACTACCAG GCTCAGTCCGATGAAAAGGCCCTTATCGCCAAACTCCACCAGCACATTGTGGCTCTCCAGTTGAGCGAGACCACAGCCATCAGCCAACTGGAAGCCACCAACACACGCCTGCAGAAACTTGAAGCGCAGAAGCTCAGAGTCGAACAGCAGATGGATGCTCAGCAGCAGGCGCTGTGGCATGCGAGGCAGGAGGGTCACCAGCGGGCCAGACATCTCCGCCACACCATCCAGGCTCTCCGCAGACAGTTCTCAGGAGCCCTGCCGCTGGCCCAACAGGAGAAGTTTTCCAACACCATGTTCCAACTGCAGGAGGACAAGGCACGGGCCAGAGAGGAAGCACATAAGgctgaggaggagaggaggaaagcaGAAGGAAAAGCACAAGAACTGGAGCTAAAGCTGAAGGGGTTGGAAGTGCTCATAGCAACACTGAAAGATGCCAAAGGAGCTCAGAAA GTGAGTGAGTGGCATAAGAAACTAGAGGAAGTTCGTCTGTTGGAAATGAGGCAGAGCAGAGAGCTTGGTGCCCAGCGGGAAAAGATCAAATACCTTAGGAACATTGTGGCTGAGCAGGAACGCACTATCAGTGCCCTTGAAGAGGAGCTGGTGCAGCAGAATAAC CTTCTCGAGGAGCGCCAACTGATCTGGGATCAGAGAGAGGTGCAATTGGAGCGCCAACTCGACACCTATGAGAAACAGCAGAATGAAGTCCTAAGCACAGCTCAGAAG TTTGAGGATGCCACAGGCTCTCTACCGGATCCAAATCAGCCTTTAGCGCACCAGTTAGACTATGCTCTTGGAAAAATCAAAGAGCATGTTCGTACCATCCTTGAGACAAAAGCCACCTGCAAAATTCTGGAAGAG AAGCTGAAGGAAAAAGAAGCTGCTTTGTGGACATCGGAACAAAACGTCTTATCCAGAGACAAAGTGATCAATGAACTGAGGCTTCGCCTACCAGCCGCTGCTGAGAGAGAGAAACTCCTAGCTGACCTGAGCAAACAAGAGGACTCTGATAGCCAGCCCACCCTGAAGGTCGCCCACCAGACCATTAATAACCTACAGGGGCGTCTGGATCAGAAAGAAGAGGTTCTCAAGAAGTACCAGAACCTGTTAGCAAAGGCTCGTCAG GAGCAGGAAGAGATTGCCAAAAGGCATGAGGAAGAGGTCAGGGCCCTGCATCAGAAACTGGATGTCTACATGGACACATCACTGGACCGTTTCAAACAGACCGCTCTG GAGCTAATGAAGAAACCAAACATCACTGTACCGACCAATAAGCACTTGGTACGGTTGGCAGAAATGGAGCAGACGGTGGCCGAGCAGGACAATTCGCTCTCCTCACTGACACACAAGCTAAAGGTCGTCACTGCAGAGCTCGACCAACAGAAACAGGTGACTGCAGCACAAGCCATGGAGCATGCTGCAGAAATAGCCAG ACTTGAAGAGAGACATGTTGCCCAAACGAAGGGTCTGTCCCAGGAAGCAGAAGACCTGAGAGCTCAGCTCATTCAGATGGAGAAAGAGCTGCATTACCTCCGAACGGAGCTAGAGGCCCAGAAAGAGGCTAATGTCAGGTCCCCATCCAACACCATGAAGAACCTCATGGAGCGGTTGAAGGCTCAGTTGGCCCTCAAGGAGAAACAGCTGAAG GCTCTCAGTAAGGCTCTCTTGGAGCTTCGTGCACAGTTGACATCTCAAGCAGAACAGCAGATCATCGCCAACGCTGCTCAGAAGGAAGAGGCCCTCAATGTTCAACAGATTGTCGACAAGCAGACCAAGGAGCTCAGG GCGTGTGTAAAGGACCTTAATGAGGAGCTCCAGCTGGCTAAAGATGGCGTACGAGCAGCAAAAGCTAGAGAAAACTCGCTGAGAGAGGAGCTGGAGAACTTAAACAAGGATCTGCAGAGGAGCCAGAAATCACATAACAAGCTGCAGAGTGAAAAAGAGACTCTGGAGGATCAGCTGAGTGAGCTGAAGAAGAAGGTCCAGAGACTCAGCAGCGGCCTACAG TCTCAGGTTGAGAGTGATGGACCCACAGTTGAAGCTCTTCAGAAGAAGATCCGTAAGTTGGAGCAAGAGCTGGACAGGAATAGCATCTCAGAGCCTGCAGACAAGAGGAGCGTCCCGAAGGAGGACAAG TCCTTCAAAGAAGAAATCTTGAGATGGGAGGAAGGTAAAAAGTGGCAGGCCAGGGTGGAGAAAGTGCGGAGCGTTCtcaaagagaaggagaaagaagtGGAATCTCTGTCTAAACAATTAACAACGATCAAAGAACTTTACAGCAG GTTGGAGCAGGAGAAGGTGGGTCTCCAGAAGAAACTAAAGGGCAGAGGAGTGTCTGCAGATCAGGTCGTTGGTGTACGGACCCTCGAGGCTGACAGAGAGATTGAGGAGCTACAAAAAAGGAATGCTGAATTGGAGCAGCAAATCAAAGTGATAAA GCAGCAGCAGGCTTTACCCCGTGATGCCGCAATAGAGGATATCACCATCAGGAACCGTTATCTTGAGGAGAGGCTTCACTCCCTGGAGGGTCAACTGTCCAAAGAGTCTCCATCCAGACCATCT ACGTCTGGCCGTGGTTCTGGTACACCGTCTCAAAGAGAACATGAGCTCCAAAAAGAAAACCTCAAGTTGTCCACGGACAACCTGGAGCTTCGTTTCCAACTGGAGCAAGCAAACAAGGACCTACCTCGATTAAAA GATCAGGTGTCTGATCTCAAAGAGATGTGCAGTGTTTTGAAGAAGGAGAAAGCTGAAGTGGAGAAGAGGCTCAGCTATGTTCGTGGG TCTGGGCGCAGCGGGAAAACCGTACCTGAACTGGAGAAGACCATCGCACTGATGAAGAAGGTAGTGGAGAAAGTACAGAAAGAGAATGAGAGCTTAAAGAAGACATCAGAGGCCAATGTGCAGGAGCAGCTTGCTACACTGGAACGAGACCATGAGAAACTTAAG TCAGAAAAtgaaaagctgaaacaaaaacaagaggAACAGTTAAAAGCAAGACTCGAGTCAAAAACCAAAGGCATTGAGAAAATCATGATGGAAAATGAACGCTTACGTAAAGATATTAAAAAG GAAGCAGAAGCTGCGGAAAAGCTGAGAGTTGCAAAAGCCAGCCTTGAAGTAGCCAATGAGAAACTAAAGGCAGAGCTTGAGGAGACCAATCAGAGGCTCTTATTAGCACAGTCGAAGGGGCTGTCTCTAGAGGCGGCAGACAGCAAGACCTGGAAATCTTCAGTTGTGTCCAG GTTATTTGAAAACAAGATGAAAGGTCTTGAGAGTGAAATCGCTAAGAAAAACTCCAGCATTTCAGAGCTGAAGGTGCAGCTGAAAGAGGCGAATGAGAAACAGCAGGCCAGACAACACGCTGTCAGCCAGCTGAAGGAACAA GTGGAACTGCTTAAAAATATCCCTGTGGAAGCGACCACAGATGAAGGCCTTGCCCGAGAGTATCAGTCCCTGAG ACTGGCCAATAAACAACTTGAGAGGGAAAAAGCTCAACTTCTTCGCCAGATTCAATGGTACGATGAGCAGTTTGGAACCAGCAAAGCAGGACCAG GATACAGGGAGATCCAGGAACAAATTAAGGCAGCAAATACTGAAAAGAAGAAATTACAG GATGAAGTGAAAAGGCTGACCAGAGAGCTGGAAAACTTTGACCCGACATTTTTCGAGGAACTTGAGGATCTTAAGTACAATTACAATCTGGAGGTGAAGAAAAACATCATCCTGGAGGAGCAGCTGAAGAAGCTGTCGGATCAGTTTGGAGTGGCGGTTCCCATAGACGTGTCTGTCAGCTAA